The following coding sequences are from one Bacteroidota bacterium window:
- a CDS encoding nucleotidyl transferase AbiEii/AbiGii toxin family protein, with translation MLFTDTVQPATLELLKGIMAIPDLADFTLAGGTALALQIGHRMSYDLDFFGSKVLDKYELIDLLNDLGEIKLLSQSKNIIVLSINSIKVDFVNYKYPFLESIKKKQDIRLSGLKDICAMKHAAISGRGRKRDFFDIFFLLNHYSLEDQLSFYNEKYLDGSVFLVLKSLSYFEDADQDEELMLLSPVKWEFVKSKIQTEVMKIMEK, from the coding sequence ATGCTATTCACAGATACTGTCCAACCAGCCACACTGGAATTATTAAAAGGCATAATGGCTATTCCTGACCTTGCTGATTTTACATTAGCAGGAGGAACAGCTTTAGCATTACAAATAGGTCATAGGATGTCGTATGACCTTGATTTTTTTGGAAGCAAAGTCTTGGATAAATATGAATTAATTGATCTATTAAATGACTTAGGAGAGATTAAGCTTCTTTCGCAAAGTAAGAATATAATAGTTCTGAGTATCAATTCAATCAAAGTTGACTTTGTTAATTACAAATACCCTTTTCTTGAAAGTATAAAGAAGAAACAGGATATTCGATTGTCAGGATTGAAAGATATCTGTGCAATGAAACATGCTGCAATAAGTGGAAGAGGTCGAAAACGTGATTTTTTTGATATATTCTTCCTTCTAAATCACTATTCATTAGAAGATCAATTATCTTTTTATAACGAGAAATACTTGGATGGTTCTGTTTTTTTAGTACTTAAAAGTTTAAGTTATTTTGAAGACGCAGACCAAGATGAAGAATTAATGCTTTTGTCTCCAGTAAAATGGGAATTTGTAAAATCTAAAATTCAAACAGAAGTAATGAAAATAATGGAAAAGTAA